One Nicotiana sylvestris chromosome 12, ASM39365v2, whole genome shotgun sequence genomic window carries:
- the LOC138883344 gene encoding uncharacterized protein, whose protein sequence is MEIVRSYLVKAQKWMKRHTDQNRHFVEYQVRDKMMVKIPKRYLFAGVHEPHLLEKYIGPLSIKKHIGKVAYWVDTPDWWKIHHVFYVILLKPFWEDTEDPSQSQLTIPSIRGPNSTGKRHVEAILDDRVIHSSRKDHQEFLVKWQGCEAEENTWERVTNLKSYKILIEDYLASKAPRTSPTQVWENVTPQVFIRESTS, encoded by the coding sequence atggagatagtgcggagctatctcgtcAAAGCCCAAAAGTGGATGAAAAGGCATACTGATCAAAATCGTCactttgttgaataccaagtacGAGACAAAATGATGGTCAAAATCCCAAAGCGGTACTTATTTGCGGGGGTCCATGAACCTCACCTATTGGAAAAATACATTGGACCCTTGTCTATTAAAAAGCAcattgggaaagttgcatactGGGTGGATACCCCAGATTGGTGGAAAATTCATCATGTCTTCTATGTCATCCTCCTGAAACCTTTTTGGGAAGACACAGAGGATCCTTCACAAAGCCAactcacaatacccagtattcgaggtcccaattcaaccgggaaaaggcatgttgaagctatccttgatgatagagtgattcattcctcaaggaaagatcaccaagagttcttggtgaaatggcagggctgtgaaGCAGAGGAGAATACTTGGGAGAGGGTAACAAACCTCAAATCCTACAAGAtcctaattgaagattatcttgcaagtaaggcaccgaggacgtcgccaactcaggtgtGGGAgaatgttacaccccaagttttcatacgtgagagtacgtcgtaa